The Cryptosporangium minutisporangium genome has a window encoding:
- a CDS encoding Rrf2 family transcriptional regulator, translated as MRMSEGVEWALHSCLNLSWLPPGQAIPTAKLAAFYSLPAAYLNKQLQALGRAGIVSSISGPRGGFQLARNPEHITLLDVVVAIEGPDEAFRCDQLLKQGPGADPDVDYRQACLISQAMRRADLAWRRTLAEQTLADLKTDVERQYPASESNTLNRFAALRA; from the coding sequence ATGCGGATGAGCGAGGGCGTGGAGTGGGCATTGCACAGCTGCCTGAACCTCTCGTGGCTGCCGCCGGGGCAGGCGATCCCGACGGCGAAGCTGGCGGCGTTCTACAGCCTGCCCGCCGCATACCTCAACAAGCAGCTGCAGGCGTTGGGGCGGGCGGGCATCGTGTCCTCGATCTCCGGTCCACGCGGCGGCTTCCAGCTCGCCCGGAACCCGGAGCACATCACACTGCTCGACGTGGTGGTGGCGATCGAGGGCCCGGACGAGGCGTTCCGCTGCGACCAGCTGCTCAAGCAGGGCCCCGGCGCGGACCCGGACGTCGACTACCGGCAGGCGTGCCTGATCTCCCAGGCGATGCGCCGCGCCGACCTGGCGTGGCGCCGGACGCTGGCGGAGCAGACCCTCGCGGACCTCAAGACCGACGTCGAGCGCCAGTACCCCGCGAGCGAGAGCAACACGCTCAACCGGTTCGCCGCGCTGCGGGCCTGA
- a CDS encoding FAD-binding oxidoreductase — translation MSSIQDSVRGQVWLPGDPGFDTARRPWNRAVEQPVTAVVEAADADDVAAVVRYARSAGLGVSTQPNGHGATGRTDGTILLRTRLLSTVEVDPVARRARVGAGVPSGRLQTAAASHGLTGLPGSSPIVSVVGVALGGGLSWFGRAHGWVSDSVVGLDVVDADGRPRHVTAESDPDLFWALRGAGGDFGVVTALELALHPAPRLYGGRMLWAGEHASAVLDAYREITADAPEELTTWFDLLHFPGAEPMVAVDSTYLGDERRARELLAPLDHLPQPLSDGRAVRSVAELGAITAEPTDPTAGLSRAELLTELDDAAAKTLLAAPIAPLLSVQVRHLGGAFTRPSDSPHGPLTEPYALYLFGLPTDPATADAVVAKQDALATALPGSGRKPFTFLNPRESAADAFAPAALARLRDLKRRYDPAGVFRPNFPVA, via the coding sequence ATGTCTAGTATCCAGGATTCGGTTCGCGGCCAGGTCTGGCTGCCCGGCGACCCCGGCTTCGACACCGCTCGCCGTCCGTGGAACCGGGCCGTCGAGCAGCCGGTCACCGCGGTGGTCGAAGCCGCCGACGCGGACGACGTCGCCGCGGTCGTCCGCTACGCCCGCTCCGCCGGACTCGGCGTCAGCACGCAGCCCAACGGGCACGGCGCCACCGGCCGCACGGACGGAACCATCCTGTTACGGACGCGCCTGCTGAGCACCGTGGAGGTCGACCCGGTCGCCCGCCGCGCGCGGGTCGGCGCGGGAGTGCCGTCCGGACGGCTGCAGACCGCGGCGGCGTCGCACGGCCTCACCGGTCTGCCCGGCAGCTCCCCGATCGTCAGCGTCGTCGGTGTCGCCCTCGGTGGCGGGCTCAGCTGGTTCGGACGCGCGCACGGCTGGGTGTCCGACAGCGTCGTCGGACTGGACGTCGTCGACGCCGACGGCCGGCCGCGGCACGTCACCGCCGAGTCCGACCCGGACCTGTTCTGGGCACTGCGTGGTGCGGGTGGCGACTTCGGCGTCGTCACCGCCCTGGAGCTCGCGCTGCACCCCGCTCCCCGCCTGTACGGCGGCCGGATGCTGTGGGCCGGTGAACACGCCTCCGCCGTGCTCGACGCCTACCGGGAGATCACCGCCGACGCGCCGGAGGAGCTCACCACCTGGTTCGACCTGCTGCACTTCCCCGGTGCGGAGCCGATGGTCGCGGTGGACTCCACCTACCTCGGCGACGAGCGACGGGCCCGGGAGCTGCTGGCCCCGCTCGACCACCTGCCCCAGCCGCTCTCCGACGGCCGGGCGGTGAGGTCGGTCGCCGAGCTCGGGGCGATCACCGCCGAGCCGACCGACCCGACCGCTGGCCTCTCCCGCGCCGAACTGCTGACCGAATTGGACGACGCCGCCGCGAAGACGCTGCTCGCCGCCCCGATCGCGCCGCTGCTGAGCGTGCAGGTGCGGCATCTCGGGGGCGCGTTCACCCGGCCGTCGGACAGCCCGCACGGCCCGCTGACCGAGCCGTACGCGCTCTACCTGTTCGGCCTCCCCACCGACCCGGCCACCGCCGACGCCGTCGTCGCCAAGCAGGACGCGCTCGCCACCGCGCTGCCGGGCAGCGGCCGCAAGCCGTTCACGTTCCTCAACCCGCGGGAGAGCGCAGCGGACGCGTTCGCACCGGCCGCCCTGGCCCGGCTGCGCGACCTCAAGCGCCGCTACGACCCGGCCGGCGTCTTCCGCCCCAACTTCCCGGTCGCCTGA
- a CDS encoding endonuclease/exonuclease/phosphatase family protein → MRLRVLTMNVQHDVGDPRRSALINAEIRRLAPDVVTFQEVRYPDVSDQLAVLVAGTGLRTTHQAAVLDHLPPDADVYGGTALATRWPHRVVDVVEGRTADGLYWYTLAALVDVPDLGPLLVVTPTTFWKTDAEVWRERQMLEVADLDARHRTRLPTIVAGDFNAVPDSSSIRFLSGLQSLEGRSVQYHDAWAVAGEGPGHTWTVDNPAGAAEIERLVGQPGVRSRIDYVFVGCPHAHPDARARIVGVQLVGDGPVDGVWLSDHYGVLADLEYAG, encoded by the coding sequence ATGCGTCTGCGCGTCCTGACGATGAACGTCCAGCACGACGTCGGCGACCCGCGCCGCAGCGCGCTGATCAACGCCGAGATCCGACGCCTGGCGCCGGACGTCGTCACGTTCCAAGAGGTCCGCTACCCCGACGTTTCCGATCAGCTCGCGGTGCTCGTCGCCGGGACGGGTCTGCGCACCACGCACCAGGCCGCGGTGCTCGACCACCTGCCGCCCGACGCCGACGTGTACGGCGGCACCGCGCTCGCGACCCGCTGGCCGCACCGGGTCGTCGACGTCGTCGAAGGCCGCACCGCGGACGGCCTCTACTGGTACACGCTGGCGGCGCTCGTCGACGTCCCCGACCTCGGCCCGCTGCTGGTCGTCACCCCGACCACGTTCTGGAAGACCGACGCCGAGGTCTGGCGGGAGCGCCAGATGCTGGAGGTGGCCGACCTGGACGCCCGGCACCGGACCCGGCTGCCGACGATCGTCGCCGGTGACTTCAACGCGGTCCCGGACAGCTCGAGCATCCGCTTCCTCAGTGGCCTGCAGTCGCTGGAGGGCCGCAGCGTCCAGTACCACGACGCGTGGGCCGTCGCCGGCGAGGGCCCAGGCCACACCTGGACCGTCGACAACCCGGCCGGTGCGGCGGAGATCGAGCGGCTGGTCGGACAGCCCGGCGTGCGCAGCCGGATCGACTACGTGTTCGTCGGGTGCCCGCACGCCCACCCCGACGCCCGGGCCCGGATCGTCGGGGTCCAGCTGGTCGGCGACGGCCCGGTCGACGGTGTCTGGCTGAGCGACCACTACGGCGTGCTGGCCGACCTCGAGTACGCGGGGTAG
- a CDS encoding ArsR/SmtB family transcription factor has product MPLRLRFAGDDLLGCRFAVSPLCETHEAVRTILRPARHGYHDAWLRRKRPTLSALDLDPLPLLMPVRGYTPDFLGPPPDAPLGRMPGFAAEIERLRGTDPDLAHREMLRSFRSAGADSDSPARRALLADPAAAIRVLADATERAWNALIAPDWPRLGAVLEADITERSRRLAEGGLRALFADLHPDVRWADGALALRGGSAVLGEQELAGRGLLLMPSVFAWPDTISGFAPPWQPTVIYPARGMARAWQPPARPAADSLARLLGAGRAAVLSGLDEPASTTALARRCGLAASTVSAHLAVLRDAALVTARRQGHEVLYRRTALGTALVDAPG; this is encoded by the coding sequence GTGCCGTTGCGCCTGCGTTTCGCCGGTGACGATCTGCTGGGGTGCCGTTTCGCGGTGTCGCCGCTGTGCGAGACCCACGAGGCGGTGCGCACGATCCTGCGGCCCGCGCGGCACGGGTACCACGACGCGTGGCTCCGCCGGAAGCGACCGACGCTCTCCGCTCTGGACCTGGACCCGCTGCCGCTGCTGATGCCGGTCCGCGGTTACACGCCGGACTTCCTCGGCCCGCCACCGGACGCTCCGCTGGGCCGGATGCCCGGCTTCGCGGCGGAGATCGAGCGGCTGCGCGGCACCGATCCGGACCTCGCGCACCGGGAGATGCTCCGGTCGTTCCGCAGCGCGGGCGCCGACTCCGACAGCCCGGCGCGACGGGCGCTGCTCGCCGACCCCGCGGCGGCGATCCGCGTCCTGGCCGACGCCACCGAGCGCGCCTGGAACGCGCTGATCGCCCCGGATTGGCCGCGCCTCGGCGCCGTGCTGGAGGCCGACATCACCGAGCGGTCGCGCCGGCTGGCCGAGGGCGGCCTGCGGGCGCTCTTCGCCGACCTCCACCCCGACGTCCGGTGGGCCGACGGAGCGCTGGCGCTGCGCGGGGGTAGCGCGGTCCTCGGCGAGCAAGAGCTCGCCGGCCGGGGTCTGCTGCTGATGCCCAGCGTCTTCGCCTGGCCGGACACGATCAGCGGGTTCGCGCCGCCGTGGCAGCCGACCGTGATCTACCCGGCCCGCGGGATGGCGCGGGCCTGGCAGCCGCCGGCCCGCCCGGCCGCGGACTCGCTGGCCCGCCTGCTCGGTGCCGGTCGGGCCGCGGTGCTGTCCGGACTGGACGAACCGGCGTCCACCACGGCGCTCGCCCGACGGTGCGGCCTCGCGGCGTCGACGGTCTCCGCGCACCTGGCCGTCCTCCGCGACGCAGCCCTGGTCACCGCGCGCCGCCAGGGGCACGAGGTGCTCTACCGGCGAACGGCGCTCGGCACCGCACTGGTCGATGCCCCGGGCTAA
- a CDS encoding MFS transporter, with protein sequence MSTPGPADALLSPGYRSVLAVPEFRAVFLAHLLTTLGIVICEIALSVLVYRRTGSPLLSALTFALGLLPYVAGGTLLSAVADRLPARRVLVVCDLLCASCACGLVLPGMPIAGLLALRCALAAIAPVFAGTRAATLGDVLSGPEGFVLGNSVLRMTSQSGQLAGFGVGGVLLAAVEPRAVLGFTVVAFGASALLIGLGTRHRPARVRRDRALLTASLAGARQLLADRRIRALYLLAWVPPLFVVVSEALLTPYVASLGRGSAALGLLMCGMPIGAIGGSLLVGTLLSHRAKVRLARPVVLLATLPPLGYLAHPDVGWALLCQIGVGCGIVYTFGLDHWFLDAVPEQLRGRAMTLLTAGAMTTQGVGMTLAGVAAEFVPVHHVIAGGGLVAALCVALVLRSVARTDP encoded by the coding sequence ATGTCGACACCCGGACCTGCCGACGCGCTGCTCTCCCCGGGCTATCGGTCGGTGCTGGCGGTGCCCGAGTTCCGGGCCGTGTTCCTCGCCCACCTGCTCACGACGCTCGGCATCGTGATCTGCGAGATCGCCCTGTCCGTCCTGGTCTACCGGCGCACCGGGTCGCCGCTGCTGAGCGCGTTGACGTTCGCGCTCGGGCTGCTGCCGTACGTGGCCGGAGGCACCCTGCTGTCCGCGGTCGCCGACCGCCTACCGGCCCGGCGCGTGCTCGTCGTCTGCGATCTGCTCTGCGCCAGCTGCGCGTGCGGCCTGGTGCTGCCCGGCATGCCGATCGCCGGCCTGCTCGCGCTGCGCTGCGCGCTGGCCGCGATCGCGCCGGTCTTCGCCGGAACCCGGGCGGCGACGCTCGGCGACGTCCTGAGTGGGCCGGAGGGGTTCGTGCTGGGCAACTCCGTGCTCCGGATGACGTCGCAGAGCGGGCAGTTGGCGGGCTTCGGCGTCGGCGGCGTGCTGCTGGCCGCGGTGGAGCCACGGGCCGTGCTGGGGTTCACGGTGGTCGCCTTCGGCGCCTCCGCGCTCCTGATCGGGCTCGGCACCCGCCACCGGCCGGCCCGGGTCCGCCGGGATCGGGCGTTGCTCACCGCGTCGCTCGCCGGGGCGCGGCAGCTGCTCGCCGACCGGCGGATCCGCGCCCTGTACCTGCTGGCCTGGGTTCCGCCCCTGTTCGTCGTCGTGTCCGAGGCACTGCTGACGCCGTACGTGGCGTCGCTGGGGCGCGGCTCGGCGGCGCTCGGGCTGCTGATGTGCGGGATGCCGATCGGGGCCATCGGCGGTTCCCTGCTGGTCGGCACGCTGCTCAGCCACCGGGCGAAGGTTCGGCTGGCGCGGCCGGTCGTGCTGCTCGCCACGTTGCCACCGCTCGGCTACCTGGCGCACCCCGACGTCGGCTGGGCGCTGCTCTGCCAGATCGGCGTCGGCTGCGGGATCGTCTACACGTTCGGCCTGGACCACTGGTTCCTCGACGCGGTACCGGAGCAGCTCCGCGGCCGGGCGATGACGCTCCTGACGGCCGGCGCGATGACGACCCAGGGGGTGGGGATGACCCTGGCGGGCGTCGCGGCCGAGTTCGTTCCGGTCCACCACGTCATCGCCGGCGGCGGGCTCGTCGCGGCGCTCTGCGTCGCACTCGTGCTCCGGTCGGTCGCACGGACCGATCCCTGA
- a CDS encoding acyl-CoA dehydrogenase family protein has translation PDLGPAAPAAVALRAYQENAQKTIQILGGIGFTWEHDAHLYLRRAITLAALWGPVAAAEDDVAALTRAGVYREYTVDLPPEAETFRAEAQAFVTEFRATPAADRRRLLAESGYLVPHWPKPWGRGATAVEQLVIEQELAAIKVPSMGIGGWVTLTIAQHATEDQVERWIPASLRGELVWCQLFSEPGAGSDAAAVQSRGIKVEGGWRVTGQKVWTSGAQACNRGLATIRTDPQAPKHRGITTMVIDLTAPGVEVRPLREITGDALFNEVFFNDVFVPDEDVVGEVDAGWTVARATLGNERVSIGGATDLRAGAASLVALIDKYGVTDAGLLRSFGRAVTEEQTSRLLNLRMVVRAVARSTEPSIEGAITKLIAAELAQSIAELAVLLAGPAAVDGTEDALAKGYFFSRAMTIAGGTSEVSRNVIAERILGLPRDPLNK, from the coding sequence GCCCGACCTGGGGCCGGCGGCGCCCGCCGCGGTCGCGCTCCGGGCGTACCAGGAGAACGCGCAGAAGACGATCCAGATCCTCGGTGGCATCGGCTTCACCTGGGAGCACGACGCGCACCTGTACCTCCGGCGCGCGATCACGCTCGCCGCGCTGTGGGGGCCGGTGGCCGCGGCCGAGGACGATGTCGCCGCGCTCACCCGGGCCGGTGTGTACCGCGAGTACACGGTCGACTTACCGCCCGAGGCGGAGACGTTCCGGGCCGAGGCGCAGGCGTTCGTGACCGAGTTCCGCGCGACACCGGCGGCGGACCGCCGTCGGCTGCTCGCCGAGTCCGGGTACCTGGTGCCGCACTGGCCCAAGCCCTGGGGCCGGGGCGCGACCGCGGTGGAGCAGCTCGTGATCGAGCAGGAGCTCGCCGCGATCAAGGTCCCGTCGATGGGCATCGGCGGGTGGGTGACGCTGACGATCGCGCAGCACGCCACCGAAGACCAGGTCGAGCGGTGGATCCCGGCGAGCCTGCGCGGCGAGCTGGTCTGGTGCCAGCTGTTCAGCGAGCCGGGCGCCGGCTCGGATGCGGCGGCGGTGCAGAGCCGGGGGATCAAGGTCGAGGGTGGCTGGCGGGTCACCGGGCAGAAGGTCTGGACCAGCGGTGCACAGGCGTGCAATCGCGGGCTCGCGACGATCCGCACCGACCCGCAGGCACCCAAGCACCGGGGCATCACGACGATGGTGATCGACCTGACCGCGCCCGGCGTCGAGGTGCGGCCGCTGCGGGAGATCACCGGCGACGCGCTCTTCAACGAGGTGTTCTTCAACGACGTGTTCGTGCCCGACGAGGACGTCGTCGGCGAGGTCGACGCCGGATGGACGGTCGCCAGGGCGACGCTGGGCAACGAGCGGGTGTCGATCGGCGGGGCGACCGACCTGCGGGCCGGCGCGGCCTCGCTGGTCGCGCTCATCGACAAGTACGGCGTCACCGACGCGGGGCTGCTCCGGTCGTTCGGCCGGGCCGTCACCGAGGAGCAGACCAGCCGCCTGCTCAACCTGCGGATGGTCGTCCGGGCGGTCGCGCGGAGCACCGAGCCGAGCATCGAGGGGGCGATCACCAAGCTGATCGCCGCGGAGCTCGCCCAATCGATCGCCGAGCTCGCGGTCCTGCTCGCCGGGCCCGCGGCGGTCGACGGCACCGAGGACGCGCTGGCGAAGGGCTACTTCTTCTCCAGGGCGATGACGATCGCCGGTGGCACGTCGGAGGTCAGCCGCAACGTCATCGCCGAGCGCATCCTCGGGCTGCCCCGCGATCCGCTGAACAAGTAG
- a CDS encoding acyl-CoA dehydrogenase family protein has protein sequence MPLALTDDHRQLADVVRSFAEDLNLRAATREALTQVPEVPGAAWKQIADLGWAGLHLPEAVGGSDAGLPELAVVAEQLGAVAAPGPFLAAVAGAAVIDAVAPDDVKAALLPALADGSAIAALGLVGSLTAAEGVLSGSVGPVPGAVWADHLVVRVGADDLVILRAADVTVEPAPGLDPALGSARVHVSGVSAPVLAGAAPVAVRIGRALAAAEAAGGAQATLFMALEYAKVREQFGRIIGSFQAVKHHLANMLVNAEAATATAWDAARAAAGA, from the coding sequence ATGCCCCTCGCTCTCACCGACGATCACCGGCAACTGGCCGACGTCGTCCGCTCGTTCGCCGAAGACCTGAACCTGCGGGCCGCGACGCGGGAAGCGCTGACGCAGGTGCCGGAGGTGCCCGGAGCGGCCTGGAAGCAGATCGCCGACCTGGGCTGGGCGGGCCTGCACCTGCCGGAGGCCGTCGGCGGCTCGGACGCCGGGCTGCCGGAGCTCGCCGTCGTCGCCGAGCAGCTCGGAGCGGTCGCAGCACCCGGGCCGTTCCTCGCCGCGGTGGCGGGTGCGGCGGTGATCGACGCCGTCGCACCCGACGACGTGAAGGCCGCGCTGCTGCCCGCGCTGGCGGACGGCTCCGCGATCGCCGCGCTCGGGCTGGTCGGTTCGCTGACGGCGGCCGAGGGTGTGCTGTCCGGGTCGGTGGGCCCGGTTCCGGGCGCGGTGTGGGCCGACCACCTGGTGGTCCGGGTCGGGGCCGACGACCTGGTGATCCTCCGCGCTGCGGACGTGACGGTCGAGCCGGCCCCTGGCCTCGATCCGGCGCTGGGGAGCGCGCGGGTGCACGTGTCGGGCGTCAGCGCCCCGGTGCTCGCCGGTGCCGCGCCGGTGGCCGTGCGGATCGGGCGGGCACTGGCCGCGGCGGAGGCCGCGGGCGGCGCGCAGGCGACGCTGTTCATGGCGCTGGAGTACGCGAAGGTTCGGGAGCAGTTCGGGCGGATCATCGGCAGCTTCCAGGCGGTGAAGCACCACCTGGCCAACATGCTGGTCAACGCCGAGGCGGCGACGGCCACGGCCTGGGACGCGGCCCGCGCGGCCGCTGGCGC
- a CDS encoding LysR family transcriptional regulator → MAVDRLLINLDLNLLVTLDALLRERNVTRAAELLGSSQPTVSTALARLRRYFDDELLHRIGNRYELTPLAVQLAARTPPAIEGVRRVFDVRMEFDPATIEREFTIVTSDYAASVLGPIVARLVAERAPGIRLRLQQTTPEVVNHAQETLRTVDGFLLPHGILTDFPYTDLFGDRWVCIVAQDNPVVGDTITMAQLEQAPWVVLFHRPTAFAPAAQQLRMLGVEPRVEVVVDGFLQMPFLVAGTERVALLQEHLARRIGPAAGVRVVECPFEAVPLAEAFWWHPMYRTDVAHTWLRGILAEAGRELIAERVPELG, encoded by the coding sequence ATGGCGGTGGATCGTCTCCTGATCAACCTCGATCTGAATCTCCTGGTCACGCTGGACGCGTTGCTCCGCGAGCGGAACGTCACCCGCGCCGCGGAGCTGCTCGGCTCCAGCCAGCCCACGGTGAGCACGGCGCTGGCCCGGCTGCGCCGGTACTTCGACGACGAGCTGCTGCACCGGATCGGCAACCGCTACGAGCTGACGCCGCTGGCCGTGCAGCTCGCCGCGCGCACGCCGCCCGCGATCGAGGGCGTGCGGCGCGTGTTCGACGTCCGGATGGAGTTCGACCCGGCGACGATCGAGCGCGAGTTCACGATCGTGACGTCGGACTACGCGGCGTCGGTTCTCGGGCCGATCGTCGCCCGGCTGGTCGCGGAGCGGGCACCGGGAATCCGGCTGCGCCTTCAGCAGACGACGCCCGAGGTGGTCAACCACGCCCAGGAGACGCTCCGCACGGTCGACGGCTTCCTGCTGCCGCACGGGATCCTCACCGACTTCCCGTACACCGATCTCTTCGGTGACCGGTGGGTCTGCATCGTGGCCCAGGACAACCCGGTCGTCGGCGACACGATCACGATGGCGCAGCTGGAGCAGGCGCCCTGGGTGGTGCTGTTCCACCGGCCCACGGCGTTCGCCCCCGCGGCGCAGCAGCTCCGCATGCTCGGGGTCGAGCCGCGCGTCGAGGTGGTGGTCGACGGCTTCCTGCAGATGCCGTTCCTGGTGGCCGGCACCGAGCGGGTGGCGCTGCTGCAGGAGCACCTGGCCCGTCGGATCGGTCCCGCCGCCGGCGTCCGCGTCGTCGAGTGCCCGTTCGAAGCGGTTCCGCTCGCCGAGGCGTTCTGGTGGCACCCGATGTACCGGACCGACGTGGCCCACACCTGGCTCCGCGGCATCCTGGCCGAGGCCGGTCGCGAACTGATCGCCGAGCGGGTTCCGGAGCTGGGTTGA
- a CDS encoding FAD-dependent oxidoreductase — MSAVSSVLVVGAGLAGTATAISLAARGVAVDLVEIKPQAAALGSGITLQGNALRELRSLGVWDAVREHGYSFDVTGIRAADLFGSVVAEIPDARTGGPDLPAVLGMPRPELARILLDRAAAVGVKIRTGLTHTDLQPDDHGVDVTFSDGSAARYDLMVGADGIRSWTRRALGIDLETRAVGMGIWRAFGPRPASVTRTDLYYGGPSFIAGYCPTGDDSLYAYIVETAQDRSTLSPAEQLATMKELSAAYHGPWDEIRETLTDPDRVNYTWFETHVLPAPWNRGRVVLIGDAAHTCPPTLAQGGAQALEDAAVLAELLVERPALDRALWDEFHARRVDRATAVVEASNQLCQWQLDHVQGDVPSLMHRIAELVSRPA, encoded by the coding sequence ATGTCTGCTGTGAGCAGCGTCCTCGTGGTCGGCGCCGGCTTGGCCGGGACCGCGACCGCCATCTCCCTCGCCGCTCGCGGTGTCGCCGTCGACCTCGTCGAGATCAAGCCCCAGGCGGCCGCGCTCGGATCCGGCATCACGCTGCAGGGCAACGCGCTCCGCGAACTGCGCTCGCTCGGCGTCTGGGACGCAGTCCGGGAACACGGCTACTCGTTCGACGTCACCGGGATCCGGGCTGCCGACCTGTTCGGCAGCGTCGTGGCGGAGATCCCGGACGCCCGGACGGGTGGGCCGGACCTGCCTGCGGTGCTCGGCATGCCGCGCCCGGAGCTGGCGCGGATCCTGCTCGACCGCGCGGCCGCCGTCGGCGTCAAGATCCGCACCGGCCTCACCCACACCGACCTGCAGCCGGACGACCACGGGGTGGACGTCACGTTCTCCGACGGGTCGGCGGCACGCTACGACCTGATGGTCGGCGCCGACGGGATCCGGTCGTGGACCCGCCGTGCGCTCGGTATCGACCTGGAGACCAGGGCGGTCGGCATGGGCATCTGGCGGGCGTTCGGACCGCGCCCGGCGTCGGTGACGCGTACCGACCTGTACTACGGCGGGCCGTCGTTCATCGCCGGTTACTGCCCCACCGGTGACGACTCCCTCTACGCCTACATCGTCGAGACGGCGCAGGATCGCTCCACCCTCTCCCCCGCCGAACAGCTGGCGACGATGAAGGAGCTGTCCGCCGCCTACCACGGCCCCTGGGACGAGATCCGCGAGACGCTCACCGACCCCGACCGCGTCAACTACACGTGGTTCGAGACGCACGTGCTGCCCGCGCCGTGGAACCGGGGTCGGGTCGTCCTGATCGGCGACGCCGCCCACACCTGCCCACCCACGCTGGCCCAGGGCGGTGCCCAGGCCCTCGAGGACGCCGCCGTGCTCGCCGAGCTGCTCGTCGAGCGCCCGGCGCTGGACCGGGCCCTGTGGGACGAGTTCCACGCCCGCCGCGTGGACCGGGCGACCGCGGTGGTCGAGGCCTCGAACCAGCTGTGCCAGTGGCAGCTCGACCACGTCCAGGGCGACGTGCCGTCGCTGATGCACCGCATCGCCGAACTCGTCAGCCGCCCCGCCTGA
- a CDS encoding VOC family protein, which yields MTQRLITHLRHVDLAVPDYRQQLEFYTNTWGLKPEHNDTGLTFLAAEGSPEQYVVRLRESDDKRIDLIAFGAANAADVDAIAARLASDGVRLVSEPGALQTPGGGYGFRFFDNEGRTVEISADVAVRQHRAIEEGESIPVRLSHVVINSADPEGTRAFYEKHLAFALSDTLMHPRMGEMMYFMRINAWHHSLAIARGPHPSLHHASFELRGLDEYMRGTGRVLRAGVEKIWGPGRHLAGNNTFSYFLDPSGNTMEYTTELELVDEDTWHPHLYDFTQPEVSDQWGTANAMNEFVAQKSFNDPDKGLFLAPPV from the coding sequence ATGACCCAGCGCCTGATCACCCACCTGCGCCACGTCGACCTGGCCGTGCCCGACTACCGCCAGCAGCTCGAGTTCTACACGAACACCTGGGGCCTCAAGCCCGAGCACAACGACACCGGCCTGACGTTCCTCGCCGCCGAGGGCAGCCCCGAGCAGTACGTCGTCCGGCTCCGCGAGTCCGACGACAAGCGGATCGACCTGATCGCGTTCGGCGCCGCGAACGCCGCCGACGTCGACGCGATCGCCGCCCGCCTGGCCAGCGACGGCGTGCGGCTGGTGAGCGAGCCGGGTGCCCTGCAGACCCCGGGCGGTGGGTACGGGTTCCGGTTCTTCGACAACGAGGGCCGCACGGTCGAGATCTCCGCCGACGTCGCCGTCCGGCAGCACCGGGCGATCGAGGAGGGCGAGTCGATCCCGGTCCGCCTCTCCCACGTCGTGATCAACTCCGCGGACCCCGAGGGCACGCGGGCCTTCTACGAGAAGCACCTCGCGTTCGCGCTGTCGGACACGCTGATGCATCCCCGGATGGGGGAAATGATGTACTTCATGCGGATCAACGCCTGGCACCACAGCCTCGCGATCGCCCGCGGCCCGCACCCGTCGCTGCACCACGCCAGCTTCGAGCTGCGCGGCCTGGACGAGTACATGCGCGGCACCGGCCGGGTGCTCCGCGCCGGCGTCGAGAAGATCTGGGGACCGGGCCGCCACCTGGCCGGCAACAACACGTTCAGCTACTTCCTCGACCCCTCCGGCAACACGATGGAGTACACCACCGAGCTGGAGCTCGTCGACGAGGACACCTGGCACCCCCACCTCTACGACTTCACCCAGCCCGAGGTCTCCGACCAGTGGGGCACGGCGAACGCGATGAACGAGTTCGTCGCCCAGAAGTCGTTCAACGACCCGGACAAGGGCCTGTTCCTCGCTCCGCCGGTCTGA